In the genome of Gemmatimonadaceae bacterium, one region contains:
- a CDS encoding cysteine desulfurase family protein has translation MPDPIYLDHSATTPVRPEVFDAMRPFYGARFGNPSSTHRWGREARAALDEARERVARCLGAHADEICFTSGGTESDNLAVLGAWRWARERGKTAVVTTPVEHKAVLEAVHTAAHEGADERLLAMTSDGVVDRASFDAMVRDDVAVASVMWVNNEIGSIQPVPELAERARARGVVFHTDAVQAFGKVAIDAATVPFDILSISGHKIGAPKGCGALFIRRGTSIEPLFHGGSQDRGRRPGTENVAFAVGLATAAEIAIAERETEAARLSALRDRLQAMLVARVPGLVVHAARAPRAPHILNVSVPGTDSESMLIALDLHGIACSGGSACQSGSNSPSYVLTAIGVEPALAAAAVRMSLGVLTDDAAVERVAEAFPRLAAKARGAAAA, from the coding sequence ATGCCCGACCCCATCTACCTGGACCATTCGGCCACGACTCCGGTGCGCCCGGAGGTGTTCGACGCCATGCGGCCGTTCTACGGCGCGCGGTTCGGGAACCCCTCGAGCACGCATCGCTGGGGCCGCGAGGCGCGCGCCGCTCTGGACGAGGCGCGCGAGCGCGTGGCCCGCTGCCTCGGCGCCCACGCCGACGAGATCTGCTTCACCTCGGGCGGTACCGAGTCGGACAATCTCGCCGTGCTCGGGGCCTGGCGGTGGGCACGCGAGCGCGGAAAGACGGCGGTCGTCACCACGCCCGTCGAACACAAGGCGGTGCTCGAGGCCGTGCACACCGCGGCCCATGAAGGCGCCGACGAGCGCCTGCTCGCCATGACCTCCGATGGCGTCGTCGATCGCGCGTCGTTCGATGCCATGGTGCGCGACGACGTGGCGGTGGCGTCGGTGATGTGGGTGAACAACGAGATCGGCTCCATCCAGCCCGTGCCCGAGCTGGCCGAGCGCGCCAGGGCGCGCGGCGTCGTCTTCCACACCGACGCCGTCCAGGCGTTCGGCAAGGTGGCCATCGACGCCGCCACGGTGCCGTTCGACATCCTGTCCATCTCGGGGCACAAGATCGGCGCGCCCAAGGGCTGCGGCGCACTGTTCATCCGGCGCGGCACGTCCATCGAGCCGCTCTTCCACGGCGGATCGCAGGACCGCGGCCGCCGCCCGGGCACCGAGAACGTGGCGTTCGCCGTCGGGCTCGCCACGGCCGCCGAGATCGCCATCGCCGAGCGCGAGACCGAGGCGGCGCGGCTGAGCGCGCTGCGCGACCGGCTGCAGGCGATGCTCGTGGCCCGCGTGCCCGGTCTCGTGGTGCACGCCGCCCGCGCGCCGCGGGCGCCCCACATCCTCAACGTGTCGGTGCCCGGCACCGACAGCGAGTCGATGCTCATCGCGCTCGACCTCCACGGCATCGCCTGCTCCGGCGGGTCGGCGTGCCAGAGCGGGAGCAATTCGCCGTCGTACGTGCTGACGGCGATCGGCGTGGAGCCGGCGCTGGCCGCCGCGGCCGTGCGGATGAGCCTGGGCGTGCTCACCGACGACGCGGCCGTGGAGCGCGTGGCCGAGGCGTTCCCGCGGCTCGCGGCCAAGGCGCGCGGCGCCGCCGCGGCCTGA
- the bshB1 gene encoding bacillithiol biosynthesis deacetylase BshB1 — protein MPIDLLAIAAHRDDVELTCGGTLLMAVARGRSTAILDLSQGESGTRGSADLRGEEAARAAQILGVAVRENLGLPDAGIVNTPETRAMVAGVIRRLKPRVVIAPSIQGRHPDHIATAQLVRDACFVAGLAKVSPGIPKHRPHKVIHAITYRQDFERPTFVVDISEVFEQKMEAIRCYASQFDGVTQAGEVYPTGEPLYDVVRHHAAYYGALIRTRYGEPFYTSETMRVDDVVALEVSTF, from the coding sequence ATGCCCATCGACCTCCTCGCCATCGCGGCCCACCGCGACGACGTCGAATTGACCTGCGGCGGCACGCTGCTCATGGCCGTGGCCCGAGGTCGCAGCACCGCGATCCTCGATCTCTCGCAGGGAGAGTCGGGCACGCGCGGGTCGGCCGACCTGCGCGGCGAGGAGGCGGCGCGCGCCGCGCAGATCCTCGGCGTGGCGGTGCGCGAGAATCTGGGCCTGCCCGACGCCGGCATCGTGAACACGCCCGAGACGCGCGCCATGGTGGCCGGCGTGATTCGCCGCCTCAAACCGCGCGTCGTGATCGCGCCGTCGATCCAGGGACGGCATCCCGACCACATCGCCACCGCCCAGCTCGTGCGCGACGCCTGCTTCGTGGCGGGCCTGGCCAAGGTGTCGCCGGGCATCCCCAAGCACCGGCCGCACAAGGTCATCCACGCCATCACCTACCGGCAGGACTTCGAACGGCCCACGTTCGTGGTCGACATCTCGGAGGTGTTCGAGCAGAAGATGGAGGCCATCCGCTGCTACGCGTCGCAGTTCGACGGCGTCACGCAGGCCGGCGAGGTGTATCCCACCGGCGAGCCGCTCTACGACGTGGTGCGCCACCACGCGGCCTATTACGGTGCGCTCATCCGCACCCGGTACGGCGAGCCGTTCTACACCAGCGAGACGATGCGCGTGGACGATGTCGTGGCGCTCGAGGTCTCTACGTTTTGA
- a CDS encoding ABC transporter permease, whose protein sequence is MSHWRRVSDSFRENVAVAVDSLRVSKTRSGLTILGVVIGVSTVMAMASIVQGIQEQIIHTIEIAGPTTFYVMKVFSQTPLNPQDLPKWVRARPDLTPDEAARIQALPEVGYAGIWGQYIARVEYDGVRTQPQAVIGADAHFTDIQGGSLAEGRWFTRAEERTGSSVVVIDVDVARKLFGSIDPMGKWVHVGGKPVQVVGLYQPAANIFNPPGQNIVAIVPYQMLDHQFTLDKTNMVFIPVKPRAGVPLDEAQGAVIVTLREARRLRPADHDTFDLLTQDQILDVFNKLTGVFFLVMIVLSAVALLVGGIGVMAVMMISVTERTHEIGLRKAVGATRRDILQQFLVEAATLTGAGGVIGVVVGLGLGRVATAAMHINASAPVNLTLIAVTVSVGIGLIFGVLPARRAAQLDPVEALRYE, encoded by the coding sequence GTGAGCCACTGGCGCCGCGTCTCCGACAGTTTCCGCGAAAACGTGGCCGTCGCGGTGGACTCGCTCCGCGTGAGCAAGACGCGGTCCGGGCTCACCATCCTCGGCGTCGTCATCGGCGTGTCCACGGTGATGGCGATGGCGTCGATCGTGCAGGGCATCCAGGAGCAGATCATCCACACGATCGAGATCGCCGGCCCCACCACCTTCTACGTGATGAAGGTGTTCTCGCAGACGCCGCTCAATCCGCAGGACCTGCCCAAGTGGGTGCGCGCGCGCCCCGACCTCACGCCCGACGAGGCGGCGCGCATCCAGGCCCTGCCCGAGGTCGGGTATGCGGGCATCTGGGGGCAGTACATTGCCCGCGTGGAGTACGACGGCGTCCGCACGCAGCCGCAGGCGGTCATCGGCGCCGATGCGCACTTCACCGACATCCAGGGCGGCAGCCTGGCCGAGGGCCGGTGGTTCACCCGCGCCGAGGAACGCACCGGGTCGTCGGTGGTCGTCATCGACGTGGACGTGGCGCGCAAGCTGTTCGGCAGCATCGACCCGATGGGCAAGTGGGTGCACGTGGGCGGCAAGCCGGTGCAGGTCGTGGGCCTGTACCAGCCCGCCGCGAACATCTTCAACCCGCCGGGCCAGAACATCGTGGCCATCGTGCCGTATCAGATGCTCGATCACCAGTTCACGCTCGACAAGACCAACATGGTGTTCATTCCGGTCAAGCCGCGCGCCGGCGTGCCGTTGGACGAGGCGCAGGGCGCGGTGATCGTGACGCTGCGCGAGGCGCGCCGGCTGCGCCCCGCCGACCATGACACCTTCGACCTGCTCACGCAGGATCAGATCCTCGACGTATTCAACAAGCTCACCGGCGTGTTCTTTCTGGTCATGATCGTGCTGAGCGCGGTGGCGTTGCTCGTGGGAGGCATCGGGGTGATGGCGGTGATGATGATCAGCGTCACCGAGCGCACGCACGAGATCGGCCTGCGCAAGGCGGTGGGCGCCACGCGCCGCGACATCCTGCAGCAGTTCCTGGTGGAGGCGGCCACGCTCACCGGCGCCGGCGGCGTGATCGGGGTCGTCGTCGGACTCGGCCTGGGCCGCGTGGCCACCGCGGCCATGCACATCAACGCCTCGGCGCCGGTGAACCTGACCCTGATCGCGGTCACCGTGTCGGTGGGGATCGGGCTGATATTCGGCGTGCTGCCGGCGCGTCGCGCGGCGCAGTTGGACCCCGTGGAGGCGTTGCGCTACGAATGA
- a CDS encoding ABC transporter permease — MRFADVLLTAFTQIRVSKLRSFFTLLGIVVSVAFLVAVVAIIQGMNAYVKENIADNMVGANSFMVRRDPIQIGLISDEDMDRARRRPPITMADAAVVEQALPGAQAVGITSGWPTPRSDVLWRDQTLGDVLVFGISAPYQTVQDYRFTTGQPITDIDVRERRYVVAIGADVATKLFNGVSAVGQPVRIRGQQFTVVGTIAPKGRVLGQSFDGFALMPITTFESVYGRRQTTQVSVKMAAAADIAPAMATAEEAMRVAHHLRPGQPDNFSVETSDAFVAFWKSLTAVLFAVVPAVVAIGIVVGGIVIMNIMLMAVRERTHEIGIRKSVGATQRDIRRQFLAEAVMLATLGGALGAGGGFLFAQAITVLSPLPARVTLWSVVLALTLGAGVGVIFGVYPAVRAARLDPVAALHAE, encoded by the coding sequence ATGCGCTTCGCCGACGTGCTCCTCACGGCGTTCACGCAGATCCGCGTGAGCAAGCTGCGGTCGTTCTTCACGCTGCTCGGCATCGTCGTGAGCGTGGCGTTCCTGGTGGCGGTGGTGGCGATCATCCAGGGCATGAACGCGTACGTGAAGGAGAACATCGCCGACAACATGGTCGGCGCGAACTCCTTCATGGTGCGGCGCGACCCGATCCAGATCGGGCTCATCTCCGACGAGGACATGGATCGGGCCCGCCGGCGACCGCCGATCACGATGGCCGACGCCGCGGTCGTGGAGCAGGCGCTGCCCGGCGCGCAGGCCGTGGGGATCACCTCCGGCTGGCCCACGCCGCGATCCGACGTCCTCTGGCGCGACCAGACGCTGGGCGACGTGCTCGTCTTCGGGATCAGCGCCCCGTACCAGACGGTCCAGGACTATCGCTTCACCACCGGCCAGCCGATCACCGACATCGACGTGCGCGAGCGGCGGTACGTGGTCGCGATCGGCGCCGACGTCGCCACCAAGCTGTTCAACGGCGTCTCGGCCGTCGGCCAGCCGGTGCGCATCCGCGGCCAGCAGTTCACCGTGGTCGGCACGATCGCGCCCAAGGGGCGCGTGCTCGGCCAGTCGTTCGACGGCTTCGCGCTGATGCCGATCACGACCTTCGAGTCCGTGTACGGCCGCCGCCAGACCACGCAGGTCTCGGTGAAGATGGCGGCCGCGGCCGACATCGCGCCGGCGATGGCCACCGCCGAGGAGGCGATGCGCGTGGCCCACCACCTGCGCCCGGGGCAACCGGACAACTTCTCCGTCGAGACCTCGGACGCGTTCGTGGCCTTCTGGAAGAGCCTTACGGCCGTGCTGTTCGCCGTCGTGCCGGCGGTGGTCGCCATCGGGATCGTCGTCGGCGGCATCGTGATCATGAACATCATGCTCATGGCGGTGCGCGAGCGCACGCACGAGATCGGCATCCGCAAGTCGGTGGGCGCCACGCAGCGCGACATCCGCCGGCAGTTCCTGGCCGAGGCGGTGATGCTCGCCACGCTCGGCGGCGCGCTGGGCGCCGGGGGCGGGTTCCTGTTCGCGCAGGCGATCACCGTGCTGTCGCCGCTGCCGGCCCGCGTCACGCTCTGGTCGGTGGTGCTGGCGCTGACGCTGGGCGCCGGCGTGGGCGTGATCTTCGGGGTGTACCCGGCGGTGCGCGCGGCGCGCCTCGACCCCGTCGCGGCGCTGCACGCCGAATGA
- a CDS encoding ABC transporter permease: MKRFVARVSALFEGIVMAFDSIRANRVRAGLTILGIAVGVFVVTVMSAAVHGINAGVANSIAAAGPTTFFITRWPAEINSCNGSADSCPWRRNPSLTLDQARQIGQLPDVRAVTAHISSNAAIKFADRELGAVSVDGYTPEWFDVAGGDISLGRNFTPQENDAGAPVALINSKIVDKLFLGEDPVGKTVRLNGNEFTVIGVYDPIPNAFDSGDNGKVVVPILTAYRRLNFGLRWLDLTVKPQPGVDRDAAMDEVIALLRVTRHLHPAAQNDFFVSTPEKILELYNKIVGVFFLVMITLSAIGLLVGGVGVIAIMMISVTERTREIGVRKALGATRGVILWQFLVEAATLTTLGAAAGLVIGGAITYVVRHATPIDATTPPAAIMIAVLGSAFAGIVFGLLPAVRAASLDPVEALRYE, from the coding sequence ATGAAGCGCTTCGTGGCCAGAGTCTCCGCATTGTTCGAGGGCATCGTCATGGCCTTCGACTCCATCCGCGCCAACCGCGTGCGCGCCGGGCTGACCATCCTCGGCATCGCCGTCGGCGTGTTCGTGGTCACGGTGATGTCGGCCGCCGTGCACGGCATCAACGCCGGCGTGGCCAACAGCATCGCCGCCGCCGGGCCCACCACGTTCTTCATCACGCGCTGGCCGGCCGAGATCAACAGCTGCAACGGCTCGGCCGATTCCTGTCCGTGGCGCCGCAATCCGTCGCTCACGCTCGACCAGGCCCGGCAGATCGGGCAGCTGCCCGACGTGCGCGCCGTGACGGCGCACATCAGTTCCAACGCGGCCATCAAGTTCGCCGACCGCGAGCTGGGCGCCGTATCCGTGGACGGCTATACGCCGGAGTGGTTCGACGTGGCGGGGGGCGACATCTCGCTCGGCCGCAACTTCACGCCGCAGGAGAACGACGCCGGCGCGCCGGTGGCGCTCATCAATTCGAAGATCGTGGACAAGCTGTTCCTGGGCGAGGACCCCGTGGGCAAGACGGTGCGGCTCAACGGCAACGAATTCACCGTCATCGGCGTGTACGACCCGATCCCCAACGCGTTCGACAGCGGCGACAACGGCAAGGTCGTGGTGCCGATCCTCACCGCCTACCGCCGGCTCAACTTCGGGCTGCGCTGGCTCGACCTCACCGTCAAGCCGCAGCCGGGCGTGGACCGCGACGCGGCGATGGACGAGGTGATCGCCCTGCTCCGCGTCACGCGGCATCTCCACCCGGCCGCGCAGAACGACTTCTTCGTCTCCACGCCCGAGAAGATCCTCGAGCTGTACAACAAGATCGTGGGCGTGTTCTTCCTGGTCATGATCACGCTGTCGGCCATCGGCCTGCTGGTGGGCGGCGTGGGCGTGATCGCGATCATGATGATCAGCGTCACCGAGCGCACGCGCGAGATCGGGGTGCGCAAGGCGCTGGGCGCCACGCGCGGCGTGATCCTCTGGCAGTTCCTGGTGGAGGCGGCCACGCTGACCACGCTCGGCGCCGCGGCGGGGCTGGTGATCGGCGGGGCGATCACCTACGTCGTGCGCCACGCCACGCCCATCGACGCCACCACGCCCCCGGCGGCGATCATGATCGCCGTGCTGGGCAGTGCGTTCGCGGGGATCGTGTTCGGGTTGCTGCCCGCGGTGCGCGCGGCGAGCCTCGACCCAGTGGAAGCGCTCAGGTACGAGTGA
- a CDS encoding ABC transporter permease, with product MQLFEAVRLALAQIRVQKLKSFFTLLGVMISVMFLIAVVSIVQGMNVYVEQDFAGKFLGINTFNLRPYPDINTGNVTDQEWKEWQQRPKITIADAMAVKAALPDGTRWAMHDVRWMNVSSRYATGGAQVLAEAATPEYFKIKDLPVAQGRLFDEQEDAVGADVIVIGDALAAEYFPNLDPVGRTLLVQRFPFRVIGVFTHQGTVFGLNLDRQAIAPFHSEMSRLTGARQNLYGVVVQSPTPAQFQPLEEIVREVMRNRHQLHPTDPDNFVMESSESALTQWKTIEHYLVLAGMVLPAIGLVVGAIVIMNIMLVAVAERTREIGIRKSLGARRRDILAQFLVESATLSCFGAILGVGLGITLAKVVAMVSPLPAAVAPWSIVVSVVVGGGIGVIAGAYPASRASRLDPILAIRAE from the coding sequence GTGCAGCTTTTCGAAGCCGTCCGCCTCGCCCTGGCCCAGATCCGGGTCCAGAAGCTGAAGAGCTTCTTCACCCTGCTCGGCGTCATGATCAGCGTGATGTTCCTGATCGCGGTCGTGTCCATCGTCCAGGGCATGAACGTGTACGTGGAGCAGGATTTCGCCGGGAAGTTCCTCGGCATCAACACCTTCAACCTGCGGCCGTACCCCGACATCAACACCGGGAACGTCACCGACCAGGAGTGGAAGGAGTGGCAGCAGCGCCCCAAGATCACGATCGCCGACGCGATGGCGGTCAAGGCGGCGCTGCCCGACGGCACGCGCTGGGCCATGCACGACGTGCGCTGGATGAACGTGAGTTCGCGGTACGCCACCGGCGGCGCCCAGGTGCTGGCCGAAGCGGCCACGCCCGAGTACTTCAAGATCAAGGACCTCCCGGTGGCCCAGGGCCGCCTGTTCGACGAGCAGGAAGACGCCGTGGGCGCCGACGTGATCGTGATCGGCGACGCGCTCGCCGCCGAGTACTTCCCCAATCTCGATCCGGTGGGCCGCACGCTGCTGGTCCAGCGGTTCCCGTTCCGCGTGATCGGCGTGTTCACGCACCAGGGCACCGTGTTCGGGCTCAATCTCGATCGCCAGGCCATCGCGCCCTTCCACTCCGAGATGTCGCGGCTCACCGGCGCCCGCCAGAACCTCTACGGCGTGGTGGTGCAGTCCCCCACGCCGGCGCAGTTCCAGCCGCTCGAGGAAATCGTGCGCGAGGTGATGCGCAACCGGCACCAGCTGCACCCCACCGACCCCGACAACTTCGTGATGGAGAGTTCGGAGTCGGCGCTCACGCAGTGGAAGACCATCGAGCACTATCTCGTGCTCGCCGGCATGGTGCTGCCCGCCATCGGGCTGGTCGTGGGCGCGATCGTGATCATGAACATCATGCTCGTGGCGGTGGCCGAGCGCACGCGGGAGATCGGCATCCGCAAGTCGCTCGGCGCGCGGCGCCGCGACATCCTGGCGCAGTTCCTGGTCGAGAGCGCCACGCTGAGCTGCTTCGGCGCCATCCTCGGCGTCGGCCTCGGCATCACGCTGGCCAAGGTGGTGGCGATGGTCTCGCCGCTCCCCGCCGCGGTAGCGCCCTGGTCGATCGTGGTCTCGGTGGTGGTGGGCGGCGGCATCGGGGTCATCGCCGGCGCGTATCCCGCGAGCCGCGCGTCGCGGCTCGACCCCATTCTCGCCATCCGGGCCGAGTGA
- a CDS encoding ABC transporter permease gives MASLLSTILNLGEGVGIALESIRANKVRAALTILGIAVGVFVVVVISAAVHGINASVAKDLESAGPMTFFVSRYPITFEACDGTDATCKWRHNPPLTMADQASMDQLPSVRAAGARLDMAFQVRYADRSLSAAQVSALTSNWIIIDGGGDLYPGRSWTENEANAGQRVVVINDIMAKQLFGDSDPMDKVITIRDEPFHVIGIYHSVASFLSGGDRSRAIIPIQTAFRVLNAGRRQISITVVPLESAGRDQAIDDVTALLRQRHELRPATDNDFAIITQDKLFDTYNKVFGMFFLVMIVLSAIGLIVGGVGVVAIMMISVTERTREIGVRKALGATRAMILWQFLVEAVTLTGIGAVIGLVAGILVALVVRSYTPVAASVPPLAIVAALGSSAVTGVLFGLLPAARASRLDPVDALRYE, from the coding sequence ATGGCTTCCCTTCTCTCCACGATCCTCAACCTTGGCGAAGGCGTCGGCATCGCCCTCGAGTCGATCCGGGCCAACAAGGTGCGTGCCGCCCTCACCATCCTCGGCATCGCCGTGGGGGTGTTCGTGGTGGTGGTGATCTCGGCGGCGGTGCACGGCATCAACGCCAGCGTGGCCAAGGACCTCGAGTCCGCGGGTCCGATGACGTTCTTCGTGTCGCGCTACCCGATCACGTTCGAAGCCTGCGACGGCACCGACGCCACCTGCAAGTGGCGCCACAACCCGCCGCTCACGATGGCCGATCAGGCGTCCATGGATCAACTGCCGAGCGTGCGCGCGGCCGGCGCGCGGCTGGACATGGCGTTCCAGGTGCGCTACGCCGACCGCTCGCTGAGCGCCGCGCAGGTCAGCGCCCTCACGTCCAACTGGATCATCATCGACGGCGGGGGCGACCTGTACCCCGGGCGCAGTTGGACCGAGAACGAGGCCAATGCCGGACAGCGGGTGGTGGTGATCAACGACATCATGGCCAAGCAGCTGTTCGGCGACTCCGACCCGATGGACAAGGTGATCACGATCCGCGACGAGCCGTTCCACGTGATCGGGATCTACCATTCCGTGGCCAGCTTCCTGTCGGGGGGCGACCGGTCGCGGGCGATCATTCCCATCCAGACGGCCTTCCGCGTGCTCAACGCGGGCCGCCGCCAGATCTCGATCACCGTGGTGCCGCTGGAGTCCGCCGGCCGCGATCAGGCGATCGACGACGTGACCGCGCTGCTGCGCCAGCGCCATGAGCTGCGCCCGGCCACCGACAACGACTTCGCGATCATCACGCAGGACAAGCTGTTCGACACCTACAACAAGGTGTTCGGCATGTTCTTCCTGGTGATGATCGTGCTCTCGGCCATCGGGCTGATCGTGGGCGGCGTGGGCGTGGTGGCGATCATGATGATCAGCGTCACGGAACGCACGCGGGAGATCGGCGTGCGCAAGGCGCTGGGCGCCACTCGCGCCATGATCCTCTGGCAGTTTCTGGTGGAGGCGGTGACGCTCACCGGCATCGGGGCCGTGATCGGGCTGGTGGCGGGGATCCTCGTGGCCCTGGTGGTGCGGTCGTACACGCCCGTGGCGGCCTCCGTGCCGCCGCTGGCCATCGTCGCGGCCCTGGGATCGAGCGCCGTGACGGGCGTGCTGTTCGGCCTGCTACCGGCCGCCCGCGCGTCGCGGCTCGACCCCGTGGACGCGCTGAGGTACGAGTAG
- a CDS encoding ABC transporter permease yields the protein MPFYEAIRLAFAQIRVQKLKSFFTLLGVMIGVMFLIAVVSIVSGMGNYMKNELVGKLIALNSFELRQRPNLNIGDVNEAERRAWRLRPSIYEYDVPEVAASLATGTLWAEYSQSGVNVESQYGTPRRVTAYGVSDQYFTIKRMGVTLGRLPSPQEYILGSPVIVIGKDVQDHFFPDLNPLGRELKVAGVPYSVIGVAETQGSAFGMSFDGFLVAPARAPIQRLLNPHGVVDAVIVQSPTEAGISDNEERVREVMRARHRLRPEQADDFTLETSDSALAFWKKIQGYLVMAGVALPAIGLVVGAIVIMNIMLVAVAERTREIGIRKALGARRRDILRQFLVESTTLAMLGAAVGVALGFALAKLISALTPLPASVELWSVVVGVSVGAGVGIIAGVYPASRAALLDPIAALRQE from the coding sequence GTGCCGTTCTACGAAGCCATCCGCCTCGCCTTCGCCCAGATCCGCGTCCAGAAGCTCAAGAGCTTCTTCACGCTGCTCGGCGTCATGATCGGCGTGATGTTCCTCATCGCCGTGGTCTCGATCGTGAGCGGCATGGGCAACTACATGAAGAACGAACTGGTGGGCAAGCTCATCGCCCTCAACTCGTTCGAGCTGCGCCAGCGCCCCAACCTCAACATCGGCGACGTGAACGAGGCGGAGCGCCGCGCCTGGCGCCTGCGCCCGAGCATCTACGAGTACGACGTGCCCGAGGTGGCGGCGTCGCTCGCCACCGGCACGCTGTGGGCTGAATACAGCCAGAGCGGCGTCAACGTGGAATCGCAGTACGGCACGCCGCGCCGCGTGACCGCGTACGGCGTGAGCGATCAGTATTTCACGATCAAGCGCATGGGCGTGACCCTGGGACGCCTGCCGTCGCCGCAGGAATACATCCTCGGGTCGCCGGTGATCGTGATCGGCAAGGACGTCCAGGACCACTTCTTCCCCGATCTCAACCCGCTGGGCCGCGAGCTGAAGGTGGCCGGCGTGCCCTATTCGGTGATCGGCGTGGCCGAGACGCAGGGCAGCGCGTTCGGCATGTCGTTCGACGGGTTCCTCGTGGCGCCGGCCCGCGCGCCCATCCAGCGCCTGCTCAATCCGCACGGCGTGGTGGACGCGGTGATCGTGCAGTCGCCCACCGAGGCCGGCATCAGCGACAACGAGGAGCGGGTGCGCGAGGTGATGCGGGCCCGGCACCGCCTGCGCCCTGAGCAGGCGGACGACTTCACGCTCGAGACCTCCGATTCCGCGCTCGCGTTCTGGAAGAAGATCCAGGGCTATCTGGTGATGGCGGGCGTGGCGCTGCCGGCGATCGGGCTCGTGGTGGGCGCGATCGTGATCATGAACATCATGCTGGTGGCGGTGGCCGAACGCACCCGCGAGATCGGCATCCGCAAAGCGCTCGGCGCGCGCCGCCGCGACATCCTGCGCCAGTTCCTGGTGGAGAGCACCACGCTGGCCATGCTCGGCGCCGCCGTCGGCGTCGCCCTCGGATTCGCCCTCGCCAAGCTGATCTCCGCCCTGACCCCGCTCCCGGCATCCGTCGAGCTCTGGTCCGTGGTGGTGGGCGTGTCGGTGGGCGCCGGCGTGGGCATCATCGCCGGCGTCTATCCGGCCAGCCGCGCCGCCCTGCTCGACCCGATCGCGGCCCTGCGCCAGGAGTAG
- a CDS encoding ABC transporter ATP-binding protein: MSQQTAEAPVSSTAERAAVVSEAGKAPDSRWVIVTRGIQRHYDMGGEIVRALRGVDIAIQRNEYVAIMGPSGSGKSTLMNVIGCLDTPTSGEYWLNGTLVSRMSDDQLARIRNKEIGFVFQTFNLLPRATALHNVELPLVYAGIGAEERRKRARHALERVQLDGRMDHRPNELSGGQRQRVAIARALVNEPSILLADEPTGNLDSATSEEIMKVFEELASSGQTVIMVTHEPDIAAHARRVVVLRDGLVATDDRREAFTERIAT; encoded by the coding sequence GTGAGCCAGCAAACGGCGGAAGCACCGGTCAGTTCCACCGCGGAACGCGCGGCGGTGGTCTCGGAGGCCGGCAAGGCTCCCGACAGCCGGTGGGTGATCGTCACCCGCGGCATCCAGCGCCACTACGACATGGGTGGCGAGATCGTCCGGGCGCTGCGTGGCGTGGACATCGCCATCCAGCGCAACGAGTACGTGGCCATCATGGGGCCGTCGGGCTCCGGGAAGTCCACGCTCATGAACGTGATCGGCTGCCTCGACACGCCGACCTCCGGCGAATACTGGCTCAACGGCACCCTCGTCTCGCGGATGTCCGACGACCAGTTGGCCCGCATCCGGAACAAGGAGATCGGGTTCGTCTTCCAGACGTTCAACCTGCTGCCGCGCGCCACGGCCCTCCACAACGTGGAACTGCCGCTGGTATACGCCGGCATCGGCGCCGAGGAGCGCCGCAAGCGCGCCAGGCACGCGCTGGAGCGGGTACAGCTGGACGGACGCATGGACCACCGCCCCAACGAGCTCTCGGGCGGCCAGCGCCAGCGCGTGGCGATCGCCCGGGCGCTGGTCAACGAGCCCTCGATCCTGCTCGCCGACGAGCCCACCGGCAACCTCGACTCGGCCACGTCCGAGGAGATCATGAAGGTGTTCGAGGAACTCGCCAGCTCGGGCCAGACGGTGATCATGGTGACGCACGAGCCCGACATCGCGGCCCACGCGCGCCGCGTCGTGGTCCTGCGCGACGGCCTCGTGGCCACCGACGACCGCCGCGAGGCATTCACCGAACGCATCGCCACGTAA